The Streptomyces sp. NBC_01689 genome includes a window with the following:
- a CDS encoding class I SAM-dependent methyltransferase gives MNRAHAHTRHDDAPHGAHQDHGPDGEAEILDLDAEVLAEHLASVTAWLPLAAGPRRIVDLGCGTGAGTFALLDRFPDAHVTAVDASPGHLQHLREKACARGVQERVRTVQADLDDPTWPDLGTPDLVWASASMHHMAHPGRTLRAVRDTLAPGGLFAVVELVGFPRFLPEGAPEDRPGLEERCHAATDRFHAEHVPHRGADWGPMLTAAGFAIEGERTVAVHIEGSRSEAIGRYALGSLRRIRDTAAVTLSPDDLTALDRLLDTDGPHSILRRDDLVVRTERTVWAARRT, from the coding sequence ATGAACCGAGCTCACGCGCACACCCGCCACGACGACGCTCCGCACGGCGCCCACCAGGACCACGGACCCGACGGCGAGGCGGAGATCCTCGACCTCGACGCCGAGGTGCTGGCCGAGCATCTGGCGTCCGTCACGGCCTGGCTGCCGCTGGCGGCCGGTCCGCGCCGGATCGTGGATCTGGGCTGTGGCACGGGCGCGGGCACCTTCGCCCTTCTCGACCGCTTCCCCGACGCCCACGTCACCGCCGTCGACGCGTCCCCCGGCCACCTCCAGCACCTGCGCGAGAAGGCCTGCGCCCGCGGTGTGCAGGAGCGCGTACGGACGGTGCAGGCCGACCTCGACGACCCCACGTGGCCCGACCTCGGGACGCCGGACCTGGTGTGGGCGTCGGCCTCCATGCACCACATGGCCCACCCCGGCCGCACGCTGCGCGCCGTGCGTGACACGCTCGCGCCCGGCGGCCTCTTCGCGGTCGTCGAACTGGTCGGCTTCCCCCGCTTCCTGCCCGAAGGCGCGCCGGAGGACCGGCCCGGTCTGGAGGAGCGCTGCCACGCCGCCACCGACCGCTTCCACGCCGAGCACGTGCCCCACCGCGGCGCCGACTGGGGCCCGATGCTGACCGCCGCCGGGTTCGCGATCGAGGGCGAGCGCACCGTCGCCGTGCACATCGAGGGCTCGCGCAGCGAGGCGATCGGCCGCTACGCCCTCGGCAGTCTGCGCCGCATCCGCGACACCGCGGCCGTCACGCTCTCCCCCGACGACCTCACCGCGCTCGACCGCCTCCTCGACACCGACGGACCGCACAGCATCCTGCGCCGTGACGACCTGGTGGTACGCACCGAGCGCACCGTCTGGGCGGCGCGCCGCACCTGA
- a CDS encoding helix-turn-helix domain-containing protein codes for MTQEDEELDSLVRKRIRALRVAQGWSLEELATRARLSQSSLSRIENGRRRLALDQLVTLARALDTTLDQLVENAADDVVVSPMIDSAHSLMRWPVKGDPGMSVVRQRMTEPAPDNPARMRAHPGREWLVVLSGTATLMLGHRRFRIETNQAAEFPTMMPHAIGAEGGPCEILGIFDRDARRGHQREGTDPPAPRDTDA; via the coding sequence ATGACGCAAGAAGATGAAGAGCTGGACAGCCTGGTGCGCAAACGCATCCGCGCGCTGCGGGTGGCGCAGGGCTGGTCGCTGGAGGAGCTGGCCACCCGCGCCCGCCTGAGCCAGTCCTCACTGAGCCGTATCGAGAACGGCCGCCGCCGCCTCGCGCTGGATCAGCTGGTGACCCTCGCCCGCGCCCTGGACACCACGCTGGACCAGCTCGTCGAGAACGCGGCCGACGACGTGGTCGTCAGCCCGATGATCGACAGCGCCCACAGCCTGATGCGCTGGCCGGTGAAGGGTGACCCCGGCATGAGCGTGGTGCGGCAGCGCATGACCGAACCGGCACCCGACAACCCGGCGCGCATGCGTGCGCACCCCGGGCGCGAATGGCTCGTCGTCCTGTCCGGCACCGCGACCCTCATGCTCGGTCACCGCCGCTTCCGTATCGAGACCAACCAGGCCGCGGAGTTCCCGACGATGATGCCGCACGCGATCGGCGCCGAGGGTGGTCCCTGCGAGATCCTGGGCATCTTCGACCGTGACGCCCGCCGCGGCCACCAGCGCGAGGGGACGGACCCGCCCGCTCCACGGGACACGGACGCATGA
- a CDS encoding MFS transporter → MNTNRPAQPTEPGGGVPDARRLRAILIAVSVALMAVIASVSGLNVAQTHMAVEFGAAQSTVLWIINSYTLVLAALLLPLGAIGDRLGRRPVLITGLGVFGAASVLAGLARSAEIMLVARVAGGVGAAMIMPVTLAVITSTFPERQRGKAIGVWTGVAGGGGILGMFLSALLVDVADWHGLFVLPVVLVVVALAMTLRWVPDSRESSAHRFDTVGALLSAVAVTGLVLALQEGPERGWTNPRTLIGLAVGVIAAIGFVARQLARRDAALLDVRLFRERGLTGGSITLLVVFGVQAGIAVVLFPFFQAVLGWSGLRSTVALMPMAVMMMAASGLAPRLAARTGSRRTMAAGIALAAFGLALMALFVSVDGGYPAVLPGLLAMGTGMGLSMTPATEAVTASLPREKQGVASALNDVTREFGTALGVALLGALLSAGYRSAIDDRLDGIPQGAADTARQGVANAVEVAGDNGPYAHDLVQAAQQSFVDGWKQAMWAGVAVMGALFLHVALRGPRDATPAAEGTGATEAAATR, encoded by the coding sequence ATGAACACGAACCGGCCCGCACAGCCCACCGAACCGGGAGGTGGTGTGCCCGACGCACGTCGGCTGCGCGCGATCCTGATCGCCGTCTCCGTCGCCTTGATGGCCGTCATCGCCTCGGTGTCCGGGCTGAACGTCGCGCAGACCCACATGGCCGTCGAGTTCGGTGCCGCGCAGAGCACCGTCCTGTGGATCATCAACAGCTACACCCTCGTCCTGGCCGCGCTGCTGCTGCCGCTCGGCGCCATCGGCGACCGGCTGGGCCGCAGGCCGGTGCTGATCACCGGACTGGGTGTCTTCGGTGCCGCGAGCGTGCTCGCGGGCCTGGCCCGGTCGGCCGAGATCATGCTCGTCGCACGCGTGGCCGGTGGCGTCGGCGCCGCCATGATCATGCCCGTCACCCTCGCCGTCATCACCTCCACCTTCCCCGAACGGCAGCGCGGCAAGGCGATCGGCGTGTGGACGGGCGTCGCCGGAGGCGGCGGCATCCTGGGCATGTTCCTCTCCGCGCTCCTCGTCGATGTGGCGGACTGGCACGGGCTGTTCGTCCTGCCGGTCGTCCTGGTCGTCGTCGCTCTGGCCATGACGCTGAGGTGGGTTCCCGACTCCCGCGAGAGCTCGGCCCATCGCTTCGACACCGTGGGCGCGCTGCTCTCGGCCGTCGCCGTCACCGGACTCGTCCTCGCCCTGCAGGAGGGACCCGAACGCGGCTGGACGAACCCCAGGACACTGATCGGCCTCGCCGTCGGTGTGATCGCCGCCATCGGCTTCGTGGCCCGGCAGTTGGCGCGCCGCGACGCCGCGCTGCTGGACGTGCGCCTGTTCCGTGAGCGCGGCCTGACCGGCGGCTCGATCACCCTCCTCGTGGTCTTCGGCGTCCAGGCCGGCATCGCCGTGGTCCTCTTCCCGTTCTTCCAGGCGGTTCTCGGCTGGTCGGGGCTGCGGTCCACAGTGGCCCTGATGCCCATGGCCGTCATGATGATGGCGGCTTCGGGCCTTGCTCCCAGGCTCGCCGCGCGGACGGGCTCCCGCCGGACCATGGCCGCGGGCATCGCGCTGGCCGCCTTCGGACTGGCTCTCATGGCCCTCTTCGTCTCCGTCGACGGCGGTTATCCGGCCGTCCTGCCGGGCCTGCTCGCCATGGGCACCGGCATGGGCCTGTCGATGACCCCCGCCACCGAAGCGGTCACGGCGTCGCTGCCGCGAGAGAAGCAGGGCGTCGCGTCCGCGCTCAACGACGTCACGCGCGAGTTCGGCACCGCACTCGGCGTCGCGCTGCTCGGGGCACTGCTGTCGGCGGGCTACCGCAGCGCCATCGACGACAGGCTGGACGGCATCCCCCAGGGGGCCGCGGACACCGCCCGGCAGGGCGTGGCCAACGCCGTCGAGGTGGCGGGCGACAACGGCCCGTACGCGCACGACCTGGTCCAGGCCGCCCAGCAGTCCTTCGTCGACGGCTGGAAGCAGGCCATGTGGGCGGGCGTCGCCGTCATGGGCGCTCTCTTCCTCCACGTCGCCCTCCGCGGCCCGAGGGACGCGACCCCCGCCGCCGAGGGGACCGGCGCCACGGAGGCCGCCGCCACCCGGTGA
- a CDS encoding S53 family peptidase gives MCASLLANSPAAVPAAAVSALANSPAAVPVAAVSGTPKPPVTRLTGTANSGESVARLHQEVRDGTLLDHHAQRDVCPRCHAKVVTEDSAGKTPLRSAAPVGYSPAELEAAYGLTTVSRSTRTIAIIDAGVYPTLEKDLAVYREEFGLPACTTASGCLTLTNYDGRRQPAAQTGAQGSYLEEQVAVETALDLDMASAACPTCRLLEISVPWQDAQDDNDVSTADFARAVNTAVDAGASAVSISYGYRTDVQNTRGPRATALDHKGVAITASTGDTGFNGGIHQSWPSALPSVISVGGITLPADGEKPTAWWAAGSGCETAFPAATGQPRSVAAACGGHRAASDISADADPATGVAVYDTYAPSSDDPYEWAVAGGTSASAPYVAGLFARAGHLSAVDGPRSLYRAPKAGFTDITSGNNEDYHQCASYTGVTTAVCTAGPGWDGPTGLGVPHGLGAF, from the coding sequence GTGTGTGCCTCGCTCCTGGCGAACTCGCCGGCGGCGGTTCCCGCCGCGGCGGTCTCCGCCCTGGCGAACTCGCCGGCGGCGGTTCCCGTCGCGGCGGTCTCCGGTACACCGAAGCCCCCGGTCACGCGGCTGACCGGGACCGCGAACTCCGGTGAGAGCGTGGCGCGTCTGCACCAGGAGGTGCGCGACGGGACGCTTCTCGACCACCATGCGCAACGGGACGTCTGCCCCCGGTGCCACGCCAAGGTGGTCACCGAGGACTCAGCGGGGAAGACACCGCTGAGGTCGGCGGCCCCGGTCGGCTACAGCCCGGCCGAACTGGAGGCGGCCTACGGCCTGACCACCGTCTCCCGCAGCACGCGGACCATCGCCATCATCGACGCGGGTGTCTATCCGACGCTGGAGAAGGATCTCGCCGTCTACCGCGAGGAGTTCGGGCTTCCGGCCTGCACCACGGCCTCCGGGTGCCTCACCCTGACGAACTACGACGGGAGGAGGCAGCCGGCCGCGCAGACGGGAGCCCAGGGCAGCTACCTGGAGGAGCAGGTCGCCGTCGAGACCGCGCTCGACCTCGACATGGCCTCCGCCGCCTGCCCCACCTGCCGCCTCCTGGAGATATCCGTGCCGTGGCAGGACGCCCAGGACGACAACGACGTGTCCACCGCCGACTTCGCCCGCGCGGTGAACACGGCGGTGGACGCGGGCGCGTCGGCGGTCAGCATCAGCTACGGCTACCGCACGGACGTTCAGAACACACGGGGCCCGCGTGCCACCGCTCTGGACCACAAGGGGGTGGCCATCACCGCGTCCACCGGCGACACCGGCTTCAACGGCGGCATCCACCAGTCCTGGCCGTCCGCGCTGCCCTCGGTGATCAGCGTGGGCGGCATCACCCTGCCCGCCGACGGCGAGAAGCCCACCGCGTGGTGGGCCGCGGGCAGCGGGTGCGAGACGGCCTTCCCCGCCGCCACCGGCCAGCCGCGTTCGGTCGCGGCGGCCTGCGGCGGTCACCGGGCGGCGTCCGACATCTCCGCGGACGCCGATCCCGCCACCGGGGTGGCCGTGTACGACACCTACGCACCCAGCAGCGACGACCCGTACGAGTGGGCGGTCGCCGGAGGCACCAGTGCTTCCGCGCCCTATGTGGCCGGACTGTTCGCCCGCGCCGGCCACCTCTCCGCGGTCGACGGACCGAGGAGTCTGTACCGCGCTCCGAAGGCCGGCTTCACGGACATCACGAGCGGCAACAACGAGGACTACCACCAGTGCGCCTCGTACACCGGCGTCACCACCGCCGTGTGCACCGCGGGCCCGGGCTGGGACGGTCCGACCGGTCTCGGTGTCCCGCACGGCCTGGGCGCGTTCTGA
- a CDS encoding carboxypeptidase regulatory-like domain-containing protein, with amino-acid sequence MALLGLQVPASASTAAHTSTSASADSARPLFEPTCAVPKRSHFSCFALRRSDVKSVKGVMRAADSPDGYGAADLQSAYNLAADGGGGQTVAIVDAFDDPSAEADLAVYRQQYGLPACTSDSGCFHKVDQRGGTDYPTPDPGWAGEISLDLDMVSAIAPNAHILLVEADDNSFESLSAAVDEAVALGAKFVSNSYGTDYRGGTGEDPSETTTLDAHYNHPGVAITASTGDYAYGVGYPAASQYVTSVGGTTLTRAPSTPRGWTESAWNLAGSGCSLYEPKPAFQHDTGCDKRALADVSAVAEDVAVYQTYGNGGWAVYGGTSVSAPIIASVYADAGTPVPGTYPNSYPYATHAGINDITTGSNGTCSPSYLCNGTDGYDGPTGLGTPAGLSAFRSGPHGVISGTVTDSATGKPVASATVGAGTNVAHTDSSGAYSLTVPTGTYDVTVQAFGYADGSAGGVVVDDGATLTKSFSLTPVASRTVAGKVVDGSGHGWPLYARITADGVPGSVWTDPVTGSYSLDLPEGHTYTLHVATASTGYRAVTKKVDVGGSDQTVGFQVPVDSWATSTPGYQVHDTGATEPFDATDAPPTGWSVVNAEGTEGGWQFDDPSNRGNGTGGDGAFAIADSDHFGGAATQDTSLVTPVYDFTGKDDPELAFNTQYQQFNNQTAEVEATEDGGKTWTKVWTAGSSIFPGQRITVPLTDFAGKSAVRLRFHFASHFGWWWSVDNVFIGDRAVTPTPGALVVGTVSDANTSTGVVGATVTSQDKPTEQAASVATPDDPNLSDGYYSLFSTTFGSHSFTAARSKYSSQSKAVKVGADSAVAADFTLKAGNITVTPGSVAATVAWGGSKTQNLTVKNTGGAPATVKLGEQSGAFTQQGEGAALRTVKGEFTPLSSKAHAKSGTAGPAAVPADGPWQTAPDFPGAIMDNAVSAQDGKVYSAFGFTGTADSKDMYVLDPVAGGWTKLASASDTREDPAHGFIDGKFYAVGGWAASGNPDAKLEIYDPGSDSWTTGASAPKPYAGSGSAVLDGKLYMVGGCGADSCGTTDASVYDPKSDSWSAIAAYPEPISWQACGAVDDLLYCAGGLGSGNSDVSHTYVYDPGADSWSPLADMPAPQWGSAYTAANGQLLLAGGVGNNALTNRSQAFDPKAGTWSALPNPTVPTYRGGGAPGFYKVGGGTAPSTPTSKAELLPGYDQTGSGDITWLGESTDQFTLQPGAKATVTVSLDASVPEVTQPGDFTAALTVGTDTPYSVPRVPVSLHVNPPKTWGKITGTVLGATASGGTAPLAGATVQIDSWASTYTLTTAADGTYALWLDTRNNPLTVIVAKDGYQPTVTTVKIQKGATVTSNFTLKRK; translated from the coding sequence ATGGCGCTGCTCGGTCTCCAGGTCCCGGCGTCGGCCTCGACCGCCGCGCACACCTCCACCTCCGCCTCCGCCGACAGCGCGCGTCCGCTCTTCGAGCCGACCTGTGCCGTCCCGAAACGAAGCCACTTCTCCTGCTTCGCCCTGCGCCGCTCCGACGTCAAGTCGGTCAAGGGCGTGATGCGGGCCGCGGACTCACCCGACGGCTACGGTGCCGCCGATCTGCAGAGCGCGTACAACCTCGCGGCCGACGGCGGTGGCGGGCAGACCGTCGCCATCGTCGACGCCTTCGACGACCCCAGCGCCGAGGCGGACCTCGCCGTCTACCGTCAGCAGTACGGACTGCCCGCCTGCACCTCGGACAGCGGCTGCTTCCACAAGGTCGACCAGCGCGGCGGGACCGACTACCCCACTCCCGACCCCGGTTGGGCCGGCGAGATCTCCCTCGACCTCGACATGGTCTCCGCGATCGCGCCCAACGCCCACATCCTGCTCGTCGAGGCGGACGACAACAGCTTCGAGAGCCTGTCCGCGGCGGTGGACGAGGCGGTCGCCCTCGGCGCGAAGTTCGTCTCCAACTCGTACGGCACCGACTACCGCGGCGGGACCGGCGAGGACCCGTCCGAGACCACCACACTGGACGCCCACTACAACCACCCGGGTGTCGCCATCACGGCGTCCACGGGCGACTACGCCTACGGGGTCGGCTACCCGGCGGCCTCCCAGTACGTGACCTCCGTCGGCGGCACCACGCTGACCCGGGCGCCGTCCACACCGCGCGGCTGGACGGAGTCGGCCTGGAACCTCGCCGGCTCCGGCTGCTCGCTGTACGAGCCCAAGCCGGCCTTCCAGCACGACACCGGCTGTGACAAGCGGGCGCTCGCCGACGTCTCCGCCGTCGCGGAGGACGTCGCGGTCTACCAGACCTACGGCAACGGCGGCTGGGCCGTGTACGGCGGCACCAGCGTCTCCGCGCCCATCATCGCGTCGGTGTACGCCGACGCCGGAACCCCCGTGCCCGGCACCTACCCGAACTCCTACCCGTACGCCACGCACGCCGGGATCAACGACATCACCACCGGCAGCAACGGCACCTGCTCCCCGTCGTACCTGTGCAACGGCACCGACGGCTACGACGGTCCCACCGGCCTCGGCACCCCGGCCGGCCTGTCCGCGTTCCGCAGCGGTCCGCACGGCGTGATCTCCGGCACGGTGACCGACAGCGCCACCGGCAAGCCGGTCGCCTCGGCCACCGTCGGCGCGGGCACCAACGTCGCGCACACGGACTCCTCCGGCGCGTACTCCCTGACCGTGCCGACCGGCACGTACGACGTCACGGTCCAGGCGTTCGGCTACGCCGACGGCTCGGCCGGCGGCGTCGTGGTCGACGACGGCGCCACCCTCACCAAGAGCTTCTCCCTCACCCCGGTGGCGAGCCGGACCGTGGCCGGCAAGGTCGTGGACGGCTCCGGCCACGGATGGCCGCTCTACGCCAGGATCACCGCGGACGGGGTGCCCGGCTCCGTGTGGACCGACCCGGTCACCGGCTCCTACAGCCTCGACCTGCCCGAAGGACACACCTACACCCTGCACGTCGCCACGGCCTCCACCGGCTACCGGGCCGTCACCAAGAAGGTCGACGTCGGCGGCTCCGACCAGACCGTCGGCTTCCAGGTCCCCGTCGACTCCTGGGCCACCAGCACACCCGGATACCAGGTCCACGACACCGGCGCCACCGAGCCCTTCGACGCCACCGACGCCCCGCCGACGGGCTGGAGTGTGGTCAACGCGGAAGGGACAGAAGGTGGTTGGCAGTTCGACGACCCCTCCAACCGCGGCAACGGCACCGGCGGTGACGGGGCGTTCGCCATCGCCGACAGCGACCACTTCGGCGGCGCGGCCACCCAGGACACCTCGCTGGTGACCCCGGTCTACGACTTCACCGGCAAGGACGACCCGGAGCTGGCGTTCAACACCCAGTACCAGCAGTTCAACAACCAGACCGCCGAGGTCGAGGCGACGGAGGACGGCGGCAAGACCTGGACCAAGGTCTGGACCGCGGGCTCGTCCATCTTCCCCGGCCAGCGGATCACCGTCCCGCTCACCGACTTCGCGGGCAAGTCCGCGGTGCGGCTGCGCTTCCACTTCGCCTCGCACTTCGGCTGGTGGTGGTCCGTCGACAACGTCTTCATCGGGGACCGCGCGGTCACGCCCACCCCCGGTGCTCTCGTCGTCGGCACCGTGAGCGACGCGAACACCTCCACGGGCGTGGTCGGCGCCACCGTCACCAGCCAGGACAAGCCCACCGAGCAGGCCGCCTCGGTCGCCACCCCGGACGACCCGAACCTCTCCGACGGCTACTACTCGCTCTTCTCGACGACTTTCGGCAGCCACTCCTTCACCGCCGCCAGGTCCAAGTACTCCTCCCAGTCCAAGGCGGTCAAGGTCGGGGCCGACAGCGCGGTCGCGGCCGACTTCACCCTCAAGGCCGGAAACATCACCGTCACCCCCGGGTCCGTTGCCGCCACCGTCGCCTGGGGCGGCTCCAAGACGCAGAACCTGACGGTGAAGAACACCGGAGGGGCGCCCGCCACGGTCAAGCTCGGCGAGCAGTCCGGTGCCTTCACCCAGCAGGGCGAGGGCGCCGCGCTGCGGACCGTCAAGGGCGAGTTCACTCCGCTGTCCAGCAAGGCCCACGCCAAGAGCGGTACGGCCGGGCCCGCCGCCGTGCCGGCCGACGGCCCGTGGCAGACGGCCCCGGACTTCCCGGGCGCCATCATGGACAACGCTGTCAGCGCCCAGGACGGCAAGGTCTACTCGGCCTTCGGCTTCACCGGGACGGCCGACAGCAAGGACATGTACGTCCTCGACCCGGTCGCCGGCGGCTGGACCAAGCTGGCGAGCGCGTCCGACACCCGTGAGGACCCCGCGCACGGCTTCATCGACGGCAAGTTCTACGCCGTCGGCGGCTGGGCGGCGAGTGGCAACCCCGACGCCAAACTGGAGATCTACGACCCGGGTTCGGACAGCTGGACCACGGGCGCGTCCGCGCCCAAGCCGTACGCGGGCTCCGGCAGCGCCGTCCTCGACGGCAAGCTGTACATGGTCGGCGGTTGCGGCGCCGACTCCTGCGGCACCACCGACGCCAGTGTCTACGACCCCAAGTCCGACTCGTGGTCCGCGATCGCCGCCTACCCCGAGCCCATCTCGTGGCAGGCCTGCGGGGCCGTCGACGACCTGCTCTACTGCGCGGGCGGTCTGGGCTCCGGAAACAGCGACGTGTCCCACACCTACGTCTACGACCCTGGTGCCGACAGCTGGTCCCCGCTCGCGGACATGCCCGCCCCGCAGTGGGGTTCGGCCTACACCGCGGCCAACGGGCAGCTCCTGCTGGCCGGTGGTGTCGGCAACAACGCCCTCACCAACCGCAGCCAGGCCTTCGACCCGAAGGCCGGTACCTGGAGCGCGCTGCCCAACCCCACCGTTCCCACCTACCGGGGCGGCGGCGCCCCCGGCTTCTACAAGGTCGGCGGCGGCACCGCACCGAGTACTCCGACGTCCAAGGCCGAGCTGCTGCCCGGCTACGACCAGACCGGATCGGGCGACATCACCTGGCTGGGTGAGAGCACCGACCAGTTCACCCTGCAGCCCGGTGCGAAGGCGACCGTCACCGTCTCCCTGGACGCCTCGGTCCCCGAGGTGACCCAGCCCGGTGACTTCACCGCAGCCCTCACCGTCGGCACCGACACACCGTACTCCGTGCCGCGCGTCCCGGTCAGCCTGCATGTCAACCCGCCCAAGACCTGGGGCAAGATCACCGGTACCGTCCTCGGCGCCACCGCGTCCGGCGGCACCGCGCCGCTGGCCGGGGCGACCGTGCAGATCGACAGCTGGGCGTCGACGTACACCCTCACCACCGCCGCCGACGGCACCTACGCGCTCTGGCTCGACACCCGTAACAATCCGCTGACCGTCATCGTCGCCAAGGACGGCTACCAGCCGACCGTGACGACGGTGAAGATCCAGAAGGGAGCGACGGTCACCAGCAACTTCACGCTCAAGCGCAAGTAG